ACCGGAATCCAGAAATCGTGCGGGGAATACGTCACCTTCGTGTTCGCCCGCCGCCTTTACCGGGACTATCTGCGGGGGTACCTCGACACGGCCCGCAAGGCTTCGGCGGATCTCGTTTTCGGCAGCATGGAAGGGGACCGCCCCCTCCCGGCCGGGAAATCCCGCCGCAGGCCGGACGGCGCCCTGTATGCCGCGGAGATCATAAGGGGCCGCGTGCATGTCGACGTTTCCGCGCTTTTGCTGCGCCGGAAATTCCTGACGGACCAGCAGCTTTATTTTCAGGAGGACTGCCGCAACGGGTACGCGGAGGAGTTTGTGTTCCGGTGCCTGCTCGGCGCGGGGAAAATCGCCCGGTGCCCCGTCGTGCTTCAGCGGGCGCGCGCCTTCGAGCTGAAGCGCGGAAAGACCGGCCTGATCGGCAAGGACATCTTTCAGTACGCCGACGCGATGCTGCGCGTCCAGACGATTGTGGAAACCGTTTACGGCTGGGACAAAGAGCTGCAGGAGCTGTTCGCGCAGGAAAAGATTCCGTCGGCGGTCATGCGCGGCGTGGATATCATGCTGCACGAGGGCAACGGCTACAACTCCGTGCGCGGCTATCTGAAGGTGGCGGGATACGACCGCCTTCTGACGACGGGGCGGCACACCAGCCGCGAACTGAAGCGCCGGATCGCCTGCTGGCGCCTGATCCCGTGGATGTACCGTCCGAAATAGCGCAAAGGAGCCGGGAAAATTTCCCCGGCTCCAGAGGAAAGGCAAAGTATCTGAACGAAAGGTACTTTGTCTTTTTTGATTCCGCATTTCTGCGGTGGTTCGGAATGGTTACGGGCGGCGCTTGTCCCCGAAATAGAAGATGGTGAAAAGGCCCGGCCCGCAGTGGGCGCCGATGACGACGCCAAGGCTGGTGATGACGACTTTCCCGACCGTGGGAAAGGTCTCCAGAACCTTGTCGCGCATGAACTCGGCGTCCTTCAGGCAGTCGGCGTGGAGGATATGGATCTCCTGTCCGTCGGGGGAAACAAGGTCCTCTTTCATCCGGTCCAGAATGGTGAGCAGGGCGGCTTTCCGGCCGCGCACCTTGGAAGCGGCGACAAGCTTCCCTTCATCCGACACATACAGGACGGGCTTGATGGAAAGCAGCGAGCCGACCAGCGCGGATGCGTTGGAAACGCGGCCGCCGCGTTTGAGGTAATTCAGGTCGTCCACCGTGAAGCGGTGGATGATTTTCAGCTTGTTCGCTTCCCCCCACGCGACCACTTCGTCAAAGCTTTTGCCCTCGTCGCGCAGGCGCACCAGGTTGGTCACAAGCAGCCCCAGGCCGCCGGATACGCAGCGCGTATCCATCTGATAAAAGCGTTGGTTCGGGTATTCCTTCCGGATCATCTCCGCGGCTTCCCCCGCCGTGACATACGAATGCGACAGCTCGCGCGACATGTCGAGAAAAATAACGTCTTTTCCCGTCTCCATGAGCTTCTTGAAAAAATCATAGTAAGTGTAGACGTTGATCATCGACGTAGTGAGAATGGTTCCCTGCCGCATCTGCCGGTATATCTCCTGTCGGGTCTTTTCCCGGCAGTCATCCTCGCACAGTTTGTCGCCCAGCATATAGGAATAGCTGATCAGAGGAACGCCGTGCTCCTCGAAAAACTCCCTCGGAAGGTCGGCGGTGGAGGCCGCCGCAATGATATAATCTGCCATACTGCACCTCCTGATTTCAGCCCCAATTATAGCATCCCGGTAAAAATATGTAAATGGGGAAAATACGGTTTTGCTTTCGGGGTGTGCGGGGGGAAGTTTCTCCCTGCTTTTTGCTTGAAGCGCCTGCTGTTATATGGTATAATAGCCGCAAGACGGCTATTATACCGGCTTCGCCAATTGATAGAATATACCACAACGGCGCGTTGCGCCTGTGGTATAATAATCTCACGGCGTAAGCGGAGGCAGAGCCTCCGACGCATGAGAGAACGTTGAAGAATGATAAGCTTTGCGTATATGAAAATCCTTTGCGGCAAGCGGGTGCTCTGCTTTGCAATCATGGTGTAATCATAAATCAAATCGTGCAGTAGAGGCAGTGACGATTGGGCCCGGAGCTGTTCAGCCCCGCGGAAAGCGGAGGGAAGGGACAGATAAGGCCCGGCTGAAACTGTTATGGGAGGCATACCTTTTTGATCGAAACTTTCAGGGAAGAGGCGGCGCGCACCCGTGAAGAATGCATCGCCGAGGTGGCGCGCATCATGCGGGTGCGCGCCATGGGCCCGGTGCCGCTTGCCTGCGTGCGCACCTATGGCTGCCAGCAGAATGTGGCCGACGGGGAAAAAATCAAGGGCCAGCTCGAGCAGATGGGCTTTTCGTTCACCGATGACGAAGAGAAGGCCGACCTGATCCTTTTCAACACCTGCGCCGTGCGCGAGCACGCGGAAGACCGGGTGTTCGGCAACGTGGGCGCGCTCAAGAACGTCAAGCGCCGCCATCCTTCCGTGCTCATTGCCGTATGCGGCTGCATGATGGAGCAGAAGCACGTCGCGGAGCGCATGAAAAAGAGCTTTCCGTTTGTCAACCTGGTGTTCGGCACGCACGTCATCCACAAGCTGCCCCAGCTTCTGTTCCAGACCGTCACGGACAGCTGCCGCGTCTTCGAGCGCGGGGACGAAAGCGAGGACAGCGCGATCGTGGAGGGCCTTCCCGTCCACCGCGACGGAAGCTTCAAGGCGTTTCTCACCGTGATGTACGGCTGCAACAATTTCTGCTCGTACTGCGTTGTTC
This window of the Ruminococcaceae bacterium BL-6 genome carries:
- a CDS encoding Glycosyltransferase family 2 protein, translating into MQGGSGRGKPAKSFSFFRGHLVILHLLSCKKYDILEIKKMRMKSAYHFGGTNQMQTPEISIILPVRNIENEITGILRSLVLQTAGIEIEVIAVDMGSSDQTILRALQFIKEQKLRGFVIQNGSGSASAALNTGIQKSCGEYVTFVFARRLYRDYLRGYLDTARKASADLVFGSMEGDRPLPAGKSRRRPDGALYAAEIIRGRVHVDVSALLLRRKFLTDQQLYFQEDCRNGYAEEFVFRCLLGAGKIARCPVVLQRARAFELKRGKTGLIGKDIFQYADAMLRVQTIVETVYGWDKELQELFAQEKIPSAVMRGVDIMLHEGNGYNSVRGYLKVAGYDRLLTTGRHTSRELKRRIACWRLIPWMYRPK
- a CDS encoding DegV family protein → MADYIIAAASTADLPREFFEEHGVPLISYSYMLGDKLCEDDCREKTRQEIYRQMRQGTILTTSMINVYTYYDFFKKLMETGKDVIFLDMSRELSHSYVTAGEAAEMIRKEYPNQRFYQMDTRCVSGGLGLLVTNLVRLRDEGKSFDEVVAWGEANKLKIIHRFTVDDLNYLKRGGRVSNASALVGSLLSIKPVLYVSDEGKLVAASKVRGRKAALLTILDRMKEDLVSPDGQEIHILHADCLKDAEFMRDKVLETFPTVGKVVITSLGVVIGAHCGPGLFTIFYFGDKRRP
- a CDS encoding protein of unknown function (Evidence 5 : Unknown function); its protein translation is MQSWCNHKSNRAVEAVTIGPGAVQPRGKRREGTDKARLKLLWEAYLFDRNFQGRGGAHP